Proteins co-encoded in one Sporosarcina sp. FSL K6-1522 genomic window:
- the rsmG gene encoding 16S rRNA (guanine(527)-N(7))-methyltransferase RsmG, which produces MTEEQFVQALKEQGIELSDKQQKQFRQYFELLVEWNEKMNLTAITDAPSVYLKHFYDSISAAFYVDFSGRKTICDVGAGAGFPSIPLKICFPELEVTIVDSLNKRIGFLTNLAEELQLDNVQFVHARAEDFGQNLAYRENFDLVTARAVARLSVLSELCVPLVKQGGIFVAMKGAAAEDELADAKKALAVLGAVFKEEHAFTLPVENSERSIFVFDKDKKTPKKYPRKPGVPNKSPIQ; this is translated from the coding sequence TTGACTGAAGAGCAATTTGTACAAGCATTGAAAGAACAAGGAATTGAATTGAGTGACAAACAACAAAAGCAGTTTCGTCAATATTTTGAGCTGTTAGTAGAGTGGAATGAAAAAATGAATCTGACTGCAATCACAGATGCACCGTCAGTGTACTTAAAACACTTCTATGATTCAATTTCTGCTGCTTTTTATGTGGATTTTTCAGGCCGCAAAACAATTTGTGATGTTGGTGCGGGTGCAGGATTTCCAAGTATCCCTTTGAAGATTTGTTTTCCAGAACTGGAGGTTACAATCGTTGACTCACTAAATAAGCGAATCGGTTTTCTTACTAATCTAGCAGAAGAGTTACAACTTGACAACGTTCAATTTGTACATGCAAGAGCAGAAGACTTCGGACAAAATCTAGCTTATCGTGAAAATTTCGACCTTGTGACCGCGCGTGCAGTAGCGCGCCTATCAGTTTTGTCAGAATTATGTGTACCACTCGTTAAACAAGGTGGAATCTTTGTCGCCATGAAAGGCGCCGCAGCGGAGGATGAATTAGCAGACGCTAAAAAAGCACTTGCCGTTCTCGGTGCTGTCTTCAAGGAAGAGCACGCATTCACATTACCAGTAGAAAACAGTGAACGAAGCATTTTTGTTTTTGATAAAGATAAAAAAACTCCTAAAAAGTATCCACGTAAACCTGGTGTCCCAAACAAATCACCAATTCAGTAA
- the mnmG gene encoding tRNA uridine-5-carboxymethylaminomethyl(34) synthesis enzyme MnmG, translating to MPKFEAGTFDVIVIGAGHAGVEAALSAAKMGASTLVLTMNLDMIAFMPCNPSLGGPAKGIVVREIDALGGAMGKVIDKTHIQMRMLNTGKGPAVRALRAQADKVLYQQEMKRLLEEQDHLTLHQGVVEELIVEDNEVKGLITQVGAVYRAKTIIITTGTFLRGEIIIGDLKYSSGPNNQMPSIGLADNIRSLGFDMVRFKTGTPPRVNSKTIDYSQTEIQPGDDVPRAFSFETTEFIMDQLPCWLTYTSPRTHEIINENLHLSPMYSGVIKGKGPRYCPSIEDKIVRFADKSRHQIFLEPEGRNTREVYVQGLSTSLPEHVQRQLIESVPGLEKAEMMRAGYAIEYDAIVPTQLWPTLETKKIRNLYTAGQLNGTSGYEEAAAQGIMAGINAASRVLGKPERVLGRADAYIGVLIDDLVTKGTSEPYRLLTSRAEYRLLLRHDNADLRLTEIGYELGMISEERYTAYTLKKQQIDEEISRLRKVTIKPEEHVQEVIRESNGTELREPMKAADLLKRPEMKYSQVARIVPPTEKQTEEVEEQVEIFFKYEGYIEKSMQQVEKMKKMENKKIPHNIDYNAISGIATEAKSMLNEVRPLSIAQASRISGVNPADISILLVYIEQGKIAKISG from the coding sequence ATGCCCAAATTTGAAGCAGGCACGTTCGATGTTATTGTCATTGGAGCTGGTCATGCCGGCGTTGAGGCGGCATTATCAGCAGCCAAAATGGGTGCATCGACACTCGTATTGACAATGAACCTTGATATGATTGCCTTTATGCCATGTAACCCGTCGCTTGGTGGTCCTGCCAAAGGGATTGTCGTACGTGAAATCGACGCACTTGGCGGTGCAATGGGGAAAGTTATCGACAAAACACATATCCAAATGCGGATGTTAAATACAGGAAAGGGACCAGCTGTGCGTGCGCTTCGTGCGCAGGCTGATAAAGTCCTTTATCAACAAGAAATGAAACGTCTTCTTGAAGAACAAGATCATTTAACGCTCCATCAAGGAGTTGTTGAGGAACTAATCGTAGAAGACAACGAAGTAAAAGGATTGATTACACAAGTTGGTGCAGTCTATCGTGCAAAAACAATCATTATTACAACAGGAACATTCCTACGCGGTGAAATCATTATCGGCGATTTGAAGTATTCAAGTGGTCCAAATAACCAAATGCCTTCCATTGGACTGGCAGATAATATCCGCAGTCTAGGTTTTGATATGGTTCGTTTCAAAACAGGAACACCACCACGTGTTAATAGTAAAACGATTGATTATAGCCAAACGGAAATTCAGCCTGGAGATGATGTGCCACGTGCCTTCAGCTTTGAAACGACGGAATTTATCATGGATCAATTACCATGTTGGCTGACATATACATCACCAAGAACACATGAAATTATCAACGAAAATCTTCATTTATCACCGATGTATTCCGGGGTAATTAAAGGAAAAGGGCCGCGTTATTGCCCATCGATTGAAGATAAGATTGTACGATTTGCTGATAAATCACGCCATCAAATTTTTCTTGAACCAGAAGGACGAAATACGCGAGAAGTCTATGTTCAAGGATTATCAACGAGCTTACCTGAACATGTCCAAAGACAGTTAATTGAAAGTGTACCAGGACTAGAGAAAGCGGAAATGATGCGCGCAGGTTATGCTATTGAATATGATGCAATTGTTCCAACGCAACTTTGGCCAACGCTTGAAACGAAAAAAATTCGTAACTTGTACACAGCTGGTCAGCTGAATGGTACATCGGGTTATGAAGAGGCGGCTGCACAAGGGATTATGGCAGGTATTAATGCCGCGTCACGTGTTCTAGGAAAGCCAGAGCGTGTCTTAGGGCGTGCGGATGCGTACATTGGTGTACTGATTGACGATCTTGTCACAAAAGGAACGAGCGAACCGTATCGATTGTTGACGTCTCGTGCAGAATACCGTCTGTTACTGCGTCACGACAATGCCGACTTACGCTTAACAGAAATAGGCTATGAGCTTGGAATGATTAGTGAAGAGCGTTATACAGCCTATACTTTGAAAAAGCAGCAAATTGACGAAGAGATTAGTCGATTACGCAAAGTAACCATCAAACCGGAAGAGCATGTTCAGGAAGTGATCCGTGAATCCAATGGTACGGAACTGAGAGAACCGATGAAAGCAGCGGATCTTTTGAAGCGTCCTGAAATGAAATATAGTCAAGTTGCACGAATCGTTCCACCAACGGAAAAACAAACTGAAGAAGTGGAAGAGCAAGTTGAAATCTTCTTTAAATACGAAGGCTATATTGAGAAATCAATGCAACAAGTAGAAAAAATGAAGAAGATGGAGAACAAAAAGATTCCCCATAATATTGATTATAATGCAATATCCGGAATTGCAACTGAAGCAAAAAGCATGCTAAACGAAGTACGACCATTATCGATTGCGCAAGCATCGCGTATATCTGGCGTGAATCCAGCTGATATATCTATTCTTCTTGTGTATATAGAACAAGGAAAAATCGCGAAGATTTCGGGGTGA
- the mnmE gene encoding tRNA uridine-5-carboxymethylaminomethyl(34) synthesis GTPase MnmE, translated as MHFDTIAAISTPMGEGAIAIVRLSGDEAIQITDRIFRSPSEKKLHEESSHTIHYGHLTNPASGEIVEEVMVSLMKAPKTFTREDVVEINCHGGLVAVNRVLQLVLKEGARLAEPGEFTKRAFLNGRIDLSQAEAVMDLIRAKTDRAMNVALNQMEGKLSRLIGELRQALLETLAQVEVNIDYPEYDDVEEMTIPLMIEKSTWVKNEIDKLLRTSSQGKILREGLSTVIVGRPNVGKSSLLNSLVQENKAIVTDIAGTTRDIIEEYVNVRGVPLRLVDTAGIRETEDIVERIGVERSRQVLKEADLLLLVLNSAEELTVEDERLFEAVSGMDFIVVINKTDLPQKIDMQKVIELAGDGKVVTTSLLKDEGVDELEEAIAGLFFEGNIESGDFTYVSNARHIALLHQARATIDDALGAAEAGVPVDMIQIDVTRTWEILGEIIGDTVQESLINQLFAQFCLGK; from the coding sequence GTGCATTTTGATACAATAGCCGCCATTTCGACTCCAATGGGTGAAGGCGCAATTGCCATCGTCAGGCTCAGTGGGGACGAGGCTATCCAAATAACGGATCGGATTTTCCGTTCTCCGTCAGAAAAGAAATTACATGAAGAATCATCACATACAATCCATTATGGTCATTTGACAAATCCTGCTTCAGGTGAAATTGTCGAAGAAGTAATGGTGTCACTTATGAAGGCACCAAAAACATTTACACGCGAAGATGTAGTGGAGATTAATTGCCACGGTGGGCTTGTTGCTGTGAATCGAGTGCTCCAGCTCGTCTTAAAAGAGGGAGCTCGTCTTGCAGAACCGGGTGAATTTACAAAACGTGCATTTTTGAATGGTCGAATTGACTTATCTCAGGCAGAGGCGGTTATGGATCTCATTCGTGCAAAGACGGATCGTGCCATGAATGTTGCTTTGAATCAGATGGAAGGAAAACTTTCGCGACTAATCGGTGAATTACGCCAAGCGCTTCTTGAAACATTGGCGCAAGTGGAAGTGAATATCGATTATCCAGAGTATGACGATGTCGAAGAAATGACAATTCCGTTAATGATTGAAAAAAGTACATGGGTGAAAAACGAAATCGACAAGCTGTTACGTACTTCATCTCAAGGGAAGATCCTTCGAGAAGGGCTATCAACAGTCATTGTAGGTAGGCCAAACGTAGGAAAGTCGTCATTATTAAATAGTCTTGTACAAGAAAATAAAGCAATTGTTACTGACATAGCAGGGACGACGCGTGATATTATTGAGGAGTATGTCAATGTTCGGGGTGTGCCGCTTCGACTTGTTGACACAGCAGGAATTCGTGAAACAGAAGACATTGTTGAACGAATTGGTGTTGAAAGGTCGAGACAAGTATTGAAGGAAGCCGATTTACTGCTGCTCGTTCTTAACAGTGCTGAGGAACTCACAGTGGAAGATGAACGTCTTTTTGAGGCTGTATCAGGGATGGATTTTATCGTTGTCATTAACAAAACAGATCTTCCTCAAAAGATTGATATGCAAAAAGTGATAGAACTCGCCGGAGACGGAAAAGTTGTCACCACCTCCCTTTTGAAAGATGAAGGGGTCGATGAATTAGAAGAAGCGATTGCTGGACTCTTTTTTGAAGGAAATATTGAGTCGGGTGATTTCACATACGTATCAAATGCTAGACACATTGCTTTGCTACACCAAGCGCGTGCAACAATCGATGACGCACTTGGCGCAGCTGAAGCAGGCGTGCCCGTCGATATGATTCAAATCGACGTAACGCGGACATGGGAGATTCTCGGTGAAATTATCGGGGATACCGTACAAGAAAGTTTAATTAATCAGTTGTTTGCTCAATTTTGCCTTGGAAAATAA